The Agrococcus sp. ProA11 genomic sequence ACGCTGATGCGCTGGGTCTTGGCGTTCAGCACGATCTCGGTCGCCATCGACAGGTCGGCGGCCCGGTCGACGAACGCGTGCACGATGCCGGCGCCGGTCTCGATGACCGGCACGGTCGATTCGGTGACGACCCGCTCGATGAGCGATGCGCTCCCCCTCGGCACGAGCAGGTCCACCAGGCCCCTGGCACGCATGAGGCGCCCTGCGCCATCCCGGCCATAGGGGTCGATGGTCTGCACGGCCGCGCGCGGCAGCCCTTCGGCCTCGAGCGCGCCCTGCATCGTCGCGACCAGCACCGCGTTGGTGCGCTCGGCGGCCGAGCCGCCACGCAGCACGACCGCGTTGCCGGAGCCGAGCGCGATGCACGCGAGGTCGACCGTGACGTTGGGGCGTGCCTCGTAGATCACGCCGATCACGCCGAACGGCACGCGCACCTGCGTCAGGTCGAGCCCGTTCGGCAGCGTGCGCTGCCGCAGCACCTCGCCCACCGGGTCGGGCAGCGAGGCGAGCTGGCGGGCCGCGGCGGCCAGACCGGCGATGCGCGCATCGTCGAGCAGCAGCCGGTCGAGCAGGCCGGCGTCGAGGCCGGATTCCCGGCCGCGCTCGAGATCCTGCTCGTTCGCCGCGCGGATCTCTGCGCCCGCCGACTCGATCGCGCCCGCGATGGCGGTGATCGCGGCGTGCCGCTGCGCTGCCGGCGCGACGCCGAGCGTGCGCGAGGCGCGCTGCGAAGCGTCGAGCAGCGCGTCGAAGCCGTCACGGGTGTCGGTCTCTGCCATGGCTCGATCCTACGAGGCGGCGGATGCGCCCCGGACGCTCAGCGCTCGTCGTCGGGCTCTGCCGCGGGAGCGGGATTGGGCTCGAACTCGGTGCCGAGCCGCTCCCCCGCCACGAGCCGCTCGAGCAGCGGCGTCGCGGTGACCGTGACGCGCACGCCGGCGTCGGCGGCGAGCCTGGCGGCATCCACCTTCGTCATCGCGCCGCCGGAGCCGATGTGCGAGCCGCTCGCGCCGAGCCGCACGCCCTCGAGCGGGTCGCCGAAGGGCACCGAGTGGATCGGCTCGGAACCGGGCTCGCCGGGCGGGGCGGTGCGCAGCGCCGGGATGTCGGAGAGCAGGATGAGGCGGTCGGCTCGCATGAGCTTCGCGACCAGGGCCGCGAGGCGATCGTTGTCGCCGAAGCGGATCTCGTGCGTCGCGACGGTGTCGTTCTCGTTGATGATCGGCAGCATCCGCAGCTCGAGCAGGCGTCGCAGGGCGTTCCTCGCGTTGACGCGGTGCGAGTCGAGATCCATGTCGGATGCCGTCAGCAGGATCTGCGCCGCCGTGACCTCGTGCCGCGAGAGGCCGCGCTGGTAGCGGTTCATGAGCACGTTCTGGCCCACCGCTGCCGCCGCCTGCTGCATCGGCAGGTCGACCGGACGGTCGTCGAGCCCGAGGAACGGCATGCCGGTCGAGATCGCACCCGACGAGACGAGGACGACGCGGCAGGTGCGGTGCAGGCTCGCGAGGGCGTCGACGAGCGGCTCGATCTGCGCGCGGCGCTCCCCCGAGATCGATGACGAGCCGACCTTGACGACGATGAGCTCGCCCGCGGCGGGGTCGAGCGAGGTCACGCCTCGTCGTCCCAGCGCTGCACGTCGACGCCCTCGTCGTCGGCGGCGGCGCGGCCGTCGCGCTCCTGCACGAGCCCGTCGCGAGCCGCCTGCTTCGCATCCATGAGGCGGCGGTACTGCTCGCGGCGCTCCGGCGTGGTGCGGCGGTCGTTGCGATCCAGCCGCGGGTCGGTGCCACGGTTGCCCACCAGCTCGGCGCCGGAGGCGACCGTCGGCTCCCAGTCGAAGACGATGCCGGCGCCGGGGCCGATCACGACGGTCGCGCCGGCGACCGCGCCGGCCTTGAGCAGCGCTTCCTCGGTGCCGAGCTTCGCGAGCCGGTCGGCGAGGTAGCCGACTGCCTCGTCGTTGCGGAAGTCGGTCTGCTGCACCCAGCGCTCCGGCTTGGCGCCCAGGATCCGGAACAGCGGGCCGGCGTGCGTGCCCTCGACTTTGATGGTGAAGTCGGCGTCGTCGACCGCGCGCGGTCGCAGCACGATGCGCTCCGGCACCGGGTCAGCGGCCTTGGCGAGCCGGTCGGCCTCGACGATCTCGGCAAGCGCGAACGACAGCTCGCGCAGGCCCTTCTGGGCGACCGTGGAGATCTCGAAGACCCGGAATCCGAGCGCTTCGATGTCCTCGCGCACGAATGCGGCGAGCTCCGCCGCCTCCGGCACGTCGATCTTGTTGAGGGCGACGAGCTGCTGGCGCTCCAGCAGCGGCGGCTGCCCCTCGGGCACCGGGTACGCGGCGAGCTCGGCCAGGATGACCTGCAGGTCGCTCACCGGGTCGCGGCCCGCCTCGAGCGTCGCGCAGTCGATGACGTGCAGCAGCGCCGAGCAGCGCTCGACGTGCCGCAGGAACTCGAGCCCAAGGCCCTTGCCCTCGCTGGCGCCCTCGATGAGGCCCGGCACGTCGGCGATCGTGTAGCGGGTCTGCCCCGACTCGACCACGCCGAGGTTGGGGTGCAGCGTCGTGAACGGGTAGTCGGCGATCTTCGGGCGTGCGGCGGACATCGCGGCGACCAGGCTCGACTTGCCGGCGCTCGGGAAGCCCACCAGTGCGACATCCGCGACCGTCTTCAGCTCGAGCGTGACGTCGTGCTCATGGCCCTCGGTGCCCAGCAGCGCGAATCCCGGCGCCTTGCGCTGCTTGTTCGCCAGCGCGGAGTTGCCGAGGCCGCCCTGGCCGCCCTCGGCGACCACGACCCGCATGCCCGGGTGGGTGAGGTCGGCGAGCTGCTCGCCATCGGCATCGCGCACCACGGTGCCGACCGGCACGGGCAGCTCGAGGTCGGCGCCCTTGGTGCCGGAGCGGTTGTCGCCCATGCCGGGCTGACCGTTCTCGCTCGCGCGGTGCGGCGAGCGGTGGTACCCGAGCAGCGTCGTGACCTGCGGGTCGGCGACGAGCACGATGTCGCCGGCGTCGCCGCCGTTGCCGCCGTCAGGGCCGCCGAGCGGCTTGAACTTCTCGCGGTGCACGGAGACGCAGCCGTGACCGCCGTTGCCTGCACGCAGGTGCAGCGTCACCTGATCGACGAAGGTGGCCATGGATGTCTCCTCTAGATACGAGAACGGGGCGAGCCGAAGCCCGCCCCGTCCATCGGAATGTCAGTGTCGTGCGTGCGCCAGCTATTCGGCGGCAGCGACGATGTTGACCACCTTGCGGCGGCCCTTCGAGCCGAACTCGACCGCGCCCGCCGCGAGGGCGAACAGGGTGTCGTCCTTGCCACGGCCGACGCCGGCGCCGGGGTGGAAGTGCGTGCCGCGCTGGCGGACGAGGATCTCGCCGGCCTTGACGACCTGGCCGCCGAAGCGCTTGACGCCGAGGTACTGCGCGTTCGAGTCCCGACCGTTGCGGGTGGACGATGCGCCCTTCTTATGTGCCATCTCTGGGACCCCTTACTTGATGCCGGTGATCTTGAGGCGCGTGAGCTCCGAGCGGTGGCCCATGCGGCGCTTGTAGCCGGTCTTGTTGCGGTAGTGCTGGATGCGGATCTTCGGGCCGCGCAGGTCGGTCACGACCTCTGCCGTCACCTTCACCTTGGCGAGCGCAGCAACGTCCGACGTCACCTTGTCGCCGTCGACGAGCAGCACGGGGGCCAGCTCGACGTTGCCGTTGTCGTCACCGGCGATGCGATCGACGACGAGAATGGTCCCGACCTCGACCTTCTCCTGCCGGCCGCCGGCGCGCACGATTGCGTACACCACGTTGGATCCTCACTGTTGGAACGACTCCCGACAGTGTCGGGACGAAGCTTGCAGCGCGCGCACGGAATGCGACTTGCGCCAGCGAACAACGATACAGGCATCGGGGCCGTCGGGCAACACCGCCGCCGGGCGCGTCGTGACTCAACCGGTACCGTGACCGCATGGCGCTCCTCGTGGACGACCCGCTCTGGCCGGCGCACGGTCGCATGTGGGCGCATCTGGTGAGCGACGTGTCGCTCGACGAGCTGCACGACTTCGCCCGCCGCGCCGGGCTCCCGCTGCGCGGCTTCGACCACGA encodes the following:
- a CDS encoding glutamate-5-semialdehyde dehydrogenase codes for the protein MAETDTRDGFDALLDASQRASRTLGVAPAAQRHAAITAIAGAIESAGAEIRAANEQDLERGRESGLDAGLLDRLLLDDARIAGLAAAARQLASLPDPVGEVLRQRTLPNGLDLTQVRVPFGVIGVIYEARPNVTVDLACIALGSGNAVVLRGGSAAERTNAVLVATMQGALEAEGLPRAAVQTIDPYGRDGAGRLMRARGLVDLLVPRGSASLIERVVTESTVPVIETGAGIVHAFVDRAADLSMATEIVLNAKTQRISVCNSLETLLVHRDIAEEAVPALATALQTAGVTVHADRPLPGVEGAAPLGHGGWATEHLSMDIAIGVVDDLDAAIEHVNRYGTHHTDTIVTEDADAAGRFLAEVDSAVVMHNASTRFTDGGEFGFGAEVGISTQKAHARGPMGLPELTSTKWIVRGSGQVRP
- the proB gene encoding glutamate 5-kinase; protein product: MTSLDPAAGELIVVKVGSSSISGERRAQIEPLVDALASLHRTCRVVLVSSGAISTGMPFLGLDDRPVDLPMQQAAAAVGQNVLMNRYQRGLSRHEVTAAQILLTASDMDLDSHRVNARNALRRLLELRMLPIINENDTVATHEIRFGDNDRLAALVAKLMRADRLILLSDIPALRTAPPGEPGSEPIHSVPFGDPLEGVRLGASGSHIGSGGAMTKVDAARLAADAGVRVTVTATPLLERLVAGERLGTEFEPNPAPAAEPDDER
- the obgE gene encoding GTPase ObgE — its product is MATFVDQVTLHLRAGNGGHGCVSVHREKFKPLGGPDGGNGGDAGDIVLVADPQVTTLLGYHRSPHRASENGQPGMGDNRSGTKGADLELPVPVGTVVRDADGEQLADLTHPGMRVVVAEGGQGGLGNSALANKQRKAPGFALLGTEGHEHDVTLELKTVADVALVGFPSAGKSSLVAAMSAARPKIADYPFTTLHPNLGVVESGQTRYTIADVPGLIEGASEGKGLGLEFLRHVERCSALLHVIDCATLEAGRDPVSDLQVILAELAAYPVPEGQPPLLERQQLVALNKIDVPEAAELAAFVREDIEALGFRVFEISTVAQKGLRELSFALAEIVEADRLAKAADPVPERIVLRPRAVDDADFTIKVEGTHAGPLFRILGAKPERWVQQTDFRNDEAVGYLADRLAKLGTEEALLKAGAVAGATVVIGPGAGIVFDWEPTVASGAELVGNRGTDPRLDRNDRRTTPERREQYRRLMDAKQAARDGLVQERDGRAAADDEGVDVQRWDDEA
- the rpmA gene encoding 50S ribosomal protein L27, with the protein product MAHKKGASSTRNGRDSNAQYLGVKRFGGQVVKAGEILVRQRGTHFHPGAGVGRGKDDTLFALAAGAVEFGSKGRRKVVNIVAAAE
- the rplU gene encoding 50S ribosomal protein L21, translating into MVYAIVRAGGRQEKVEVGTILVVDRIAGDDNGNVELAPVLLVDGDKVTSDVAALAKVKVTAEVVTDLRGPKIRIQHYRNKTGYKRRMGHRSELTRLKITGIK
- a CDS encoding DUF4031 domain-containing protein codes for the protein MALLVDDPLWPAHGRMWAHLVSDVSLDELHDFARRAGLPLRGFDHDHYDVPAERIDELVAMGAERVSPKALVRRLIASGLRVKERDRRD